Proteins encoded within one genomic window of Prauserella marina:
- a CDS encoding DNA gyrase/topoisomerase IV subunit A yields the protein MARRKGTMTRVDPSAFDKAGAHVYDNPVKTEIEDSYLEYAYSVIHSRALPDARDGLKPVHRRILFSMNENGYRPSHAYVKSSRVVGDVMGKYHPHGDSAIYEAMVRLAQDFSMNVPLIDGHGNFGSPDDGPAASRYTEARMSPEAMLLVGELGEETVGFRPNYDGSLQEPSVLPAAFPNLLVNGTSGIAVGMATNMIPHNIGEVIAAARWLINHPGATLDKLMEFVPGPDLPTGGLLLGLDEVRKAYETGRGIVRMRAKVQTGPIEGSRRQGITVTELPYGVGPEKVIERITDEVGKSKRLTGIADVKDLTDRENGTRLVIECKVGVNPQALLADLYRLTPLEQSFGINNLVLVEGQPRTLGLKQLLEVFLAHRYEVVTRRTKYRKRKREERLHLVEGLLKALLDIDKVIRLIRQSENAQAAKDGLMKRFKLSEIQATYILDTPLRRLTKYDKIELEDEQDRLREEIAELAKILDDESVLKKVVSQELAKVAKEFSTERRTGLIDGDLKEVLAASKSAGPLEVADDPCQVILSATGLVARTAAESEEVGEGRRRNGRVKHDAVSAVVHTTARGQVLLVTNTGRAFKVDVLPLPVLPEQAGTVSLRGGMAARELVPLGKGERVVGIAPLGEQAAGATGLAIGTKRGVVKVCSPEWPVRSDEFDVISLKDGDEIVGATWLTDGEETLAFLSSQAALLRFAASLIRPQGLKGGGMAGINLSGDAEVVFFGAIRTDDEEHGEPMVVTATGTSVKVTPFAEYPAKGRATAGVRAHRFLKGENSVTVAWIGPRPAGAGKNGDAVELPEPDPRRDGSGAAHPGPDVVGHLIERG from the coding sequence ATGGCACGCCGCAAAGGCACCATGACGCGGGTCGACCCTTCCGCCTTCGACAAGGCGGGAGCCCACGTCTACGACAACCCGGTCAAGACGGAGATCGAGGACTCCTACCTGGAGTACGCGTACTCGGTCATCCACTCGCGCGCGCTGCCCGACGCCCGCGACGGGCTCAAGCCCGTCCACCGCCGGATCTTGTTCTCCATGAACGAGAACGGGTACCGGCCCAGCCACGCCTACGTGAAGTCGTCTCGCGTCGTCGGCGACGTGATGGGCAAGTACCACCCGCACGGCGACAGCGCCATCTACGAGGCGATGGTGCGGCTGGCGCAGGACTTCTCGATGAACGTGCCGCTCATCGACGGGCACGGCAACTTCGGTTCCCCCGACGACGGGCCAGCCGCCTCCCGGTACACCGAGGCACGCATGTCGCCGGAAGCGATGCTGCTCGTCGGCGAACTCGGCGAGGAGACCGTCGGCTTCCGGCCCAACTACGACGGTTCTCTCCAGGAACCGTCCGTGCTCCCAGCGGCGTTCCCGAACCTGCTCGTCAACGGTACGTCCGGCATCGCGGTCGGTATGGCGACCAACATGATCCCGCACAACATAGGCGAGGTCATCGCGGCCGCGCGCTGGCTCATCAACCACCCCGGCGCCACGCTCGACAAGCTCATGGAGTTCGTGCCCGGCCCCGACCTGCCGACCGGTGGCCTGCTGCTCGGGCTCGACGAGGTCCGCAAGGCTTACGAGACCGGGCGCGGCATCGTGCGGATGAGGGCCAAGGTGCAGACCGGGCCCATCGAGGGCAGCAGGCGGCAGGGCATCACCGTCACCGAACTGCCCTACGGCGTCGGGCCGGAAAAAGTCATCGAGCGCATCACCGACGAGGTCGGCAAATCCAAGCGGCTCACCGGGATCGCCGACGTGAAGGACCTCACCGACAGGGAAAACGGCACCAGGCTCGTCATCGAGTGCAAGGTCGGCGTCAACCCGCAAGCACTGCTGGCCGACCTCTACCGGCTCACCCCGCTGGAACAGTCCTTCGGCATCAACAATCTCGTCCTCGTCGAAGGCCAGCCGCGGACGCTCGGGCTCAAGCAACTACTCGAAGTGTTCCTCGCCCACCGCTACGAGGTCGTCACCCGCAGGACCAAATACCGCAAACGCAAGCGTGAGGAACGACTGCACCTCGTCGAGGGCCTGCTCAAGGCGCTGCTCGACATCGACAAGGTCATCAGGCTGATCAGGCAGAGCGAGAACGCGCAGGCGGCCAAAGACGGGCTGATGAAGCGCTTCAAGCTCTCCGAGATCCAGGCGACCTACATTCTCGACACGCCACTGCGCAGGCTCACCAAGTACGACAAGATCGAACTTGAGGACGAGCAGGACCGGCTGCGTGAGGAGATCGCGGAGCTGGCGAAGATCCTCGACGACGAGTCGGTGCTGAAGAAGGTCGTCTCCCAGGAACTGGCCAAGGTCGCCAAGGAGTTCTCGACGGAACGCAGGACCGGGCTGATCGACGGCGACCTCAAGGAAGTGCTCGCAGCTTCCAAGTCGGCGGGCCCGCTGGAGGTCGCCGACGATCCGTGCCAGGTGATCCTTTCGGCGACCGGCCTCGTCGCTCGTACCGCGGCCGAATCCGAAGAGGTCGGCGAGGGCAGGCGGCGCAACGGGAGGGTCAAACACGACGCGGTCTCCGCGGTCGTGCACACGACGGCCCGAGGTCAGGTACTGCTCGTCACCAACACCGGGCGAGCGTTCAAAGTGGACGTACTGCCGCTGCCGGTCCTACCGGAGCAAGCGGGCACGGTGTCCCTGCGCGGCGGCATGGCGGCTCGCGAACTGGTTCCGCTCGGCAAGGGCGAACGAGTCGTGGGCATCGCACCGCTCGGCGAACAAGCCGCGGGGGCGACCGGACTGGCCATCGGCACCAAACGGGGTGTGGTCAAGGTGTGCTCGCCGGAATGGCCGGTGCGCTCCGACGAGTTCGACGTCATCAGCCTCAAGGACGGCGACGAGATCGTGGGCGCGACCTGGCTCACCGATGGCGAGGAAACGCTTGCCTTCCTGTCCTCGCAGGCGGCCCTGCTGCGCTTCGCGGCCTCGCTCATCAGGCCGCAGGGCCTCAAGGGCGGTGGCATGGCCGGCATCAACCTCAGCGGAGACGCCGAGGTGGTGTTCTTCGGCGCGATTCGTACCGACGACGAGGAACACGGCGAGCCGATGGTCGTCACGGCGACCGGCACCAGTGTGAAGGTCACCCCCTTCGCCGAGTACCCGGCAAAGGGCAGGGCGACCGCGGGTGTGCGGGCACACCGGTTCCTCAAGGGCGAGAACAGCGTCACCGTCGCTTGGATCGGTCCACGTCCGGCGGGCGCGGGCAAGAACGGCGACGCCGTCGAACTACCCGAGCCCGACCCGCGCAGGGACGGCTCCGGGGCGGCGCATCCAGGACCCGACGTCGTCGGTCACCTCATCGAACGCGGTTGA
- a CDS encoding response regulator, whose product MIRVLLVDDQALIRGGFRALLDAEDDIEVVAEAADGEEGAAAAAAHRPDVALIDIQMPVADGIEATRRIAADPELAGVHVVMLTNYGFDEYVFNALRAGATGFLVKDIEPADLVHSVRVAARGDALLAPSITRTLISEFVAAPPSAGVSTHLAELTNREREVVALVARGLSNAEIAGHMVISPLTAKTHVSRAMVKLHARDRAQLVVFAFESGLVKPRGGERSH is encoded by the coding sequence ATGATCCGGGTGCTCCTCGTCGACGACCAGGCGCTGATCAGGGGCGGTTTCCGCGCATTGCTCGACGCGGAGGACGACATCGAGGTCGTCGCCGAGGCCGCTGACGGCGAGGAAGGCGCGGCCGCGGCCGCCGCGCACCGCCCCGACGTCGCGTTGATCGACATCCAGATGCCGGTCGCCGACGGGATCGAGGCAACGAGGAGGATAGCGGCCGATCCCGAACTCGCCGGAGTGCATGTCGTCATGCTGACCAATTACGGTTTCGACGAGTACGTGTTCAACGCGCTTCGGGCAGGCGCGACGGGTTTCCTCGTCAAGGACATCGAGCCGGCGGACCTCGTGCACTCCGTGCGGGTCGCCGCGCGGGGTGACGCCCTGCTGGCTCCTTCCATCACGCGCACGCTGATCAGCGAGTTCGTCGCGGCGCCTCCCTCGGCTGGTGTGAGCACGCACCTCGCCGAACTGACCAACAGGGAACGCGAGGTCGTCGCGCTGGTGGCGAGGGGACTTTCCAACGCGGAGATCGCCGGGCACATGGTGATCAGCCCGCTGACGGCCAAGACCCATGTCAGCAGGGCCATGGTCAAGCTGCACGCGCGCGACCGCGCTCAACTCGTCGTGTTCGCGTTCGAATCCGGGCTGGTGAAGCCACGCGGCGGCGAACGATCGCACTGA
- a CDS encoding LamG-like jellyroll fold domain-containing protein, whose product MSLPGKLGGKRTRRASKVVRTGAALAAVLVGASLAVPVAHASPGKPAVFPTLAPHLVSYYDFDHPVAGNPGLERDLGRSGTDLELINGAAAMRVADNAYPGARKALQTKQIDESVAGNDDWKAGVYSPGGVPTLNAFNATTSTTVMGWFKMTGDHPKPDSTTPDPGDYFNAVGLAGILAGNSDGHGVRALLELINVDGELRLVALGRRLDDGRSQTFAASQDWQRLLPKDEWVFLAATFDFDKGTMALYRNGKPVPGFYTETDDPWEVGGTPGPHRTSATDPRGIKIGGSFPQNTLERNPCECRFDGLMFLDKVASPAEVAAQYRWMARGNPH is encoded by the coding sequence ATGTCGCTGCCCGGAAAGCTGGGTGGGAAAAGGACACGGCGCGCGAGCAAGGTGGTGAGGACGGGCGCCGCGCTCGCGGCGGTCCTCGTCGGCGCGAGCCTCGCGGTACCGGTCGCGCACGCGTCTCCCGGCAAACCTGCCGTCTTTCCCACGCTCGCGCCGCATCTCGTCTCCTACTACGACTTCGATCACCCGGTCGCGGGAAACCCCGGGCTGGAACGGGATCTGGGCCGATCGGGTACCGACCTCGAATTGATCAACGGCGCGGCGGCGATGCGGGTCGCCGACAACGCTTACCCCGGAGCGCGAAAGGCGCTGCAAACCAAGCAGATCGACGAGAGCGTCGCGGGCAACGACGATTGGAAGGCCGGGGTGTACTCCCCCGGCGGCGTACCGACGCTGAACGCATTCAACGCCACCACGTCGACAACGGTGATGGGCTGGTTCAAGATGACCGGCGACCATCCGAAACCGGATTCGACCACGCCCGACCCCGGCGACTACTTCAACGCCGTCGGGCTCGCGGGCATTCTGGCCGGAAACTCGGACGGCCACGGGGTCAGGGCACTGCTCGAACTCATCAATGTGGACGGTGAGTTGCGGCTGGTGGCGCTGGGAAGGCGGCTCGACGACGGCCGGTCGCAGACGTTCGCGGCGAGCCAGGACTGGCAGCGCCTGCTCCCCAAGGATGAGTGGGTCTTCCTCGCGGCCACCTTCGACTTCGACAAGGGAACGATGGCGCTGTACCGCAACGGGAAACCGGTACCCGGTTTCTACACCGAAACCGATGATCCATGGGAGGTCGGCGGCACGCCAGGTCCACATCGGACGTCGGCGACCGACCCGAGAGGCATCAAGATCGGCGGCAGCTTCCCGCAGAACACACTCGAACGCAATCCGTGCGAATGCCGTTTCGACGGCCTCATGTTCCTCGACAAAGTGGCAAGCCCCGCCGAGGTCGCCGCGCAGTACCGGTGGATGGCGCGCGGAAATCCGCACTGA
- a CDS encoding RluA family pseudouridine synthase has product MKRPASPLPQRHGLDAARIRLPSEGNWATVRDHLVDRLPRLEPQYIDTMVREERIVGLEGPITMETPFVPNTFVWFHRDLPDEVPVPFEIGIVHRDDNLVVVDKPHFLATIPRGKHVLETALVRLRRDLELPELSPAHRLDRVTAGLVMFVTRRELRGAYQTLFRDRVVRKVYEAVAPHRPELKLPTVVRSRIVKERGIMTAREVPGEPNAETHVELVEHREGLGRYRLLPTTGRTHQLRLHMSSLGVPIVHDTFYPVLTETALDDFSRPLQLLAKTLEFTDPLSGEPRRFDSAATLRAW; this is encoded by the coding sequence ATGAAACGTCCCGCGTCACCACTGCCGCAGCGGCACGGTCTCGACGCCGCTCGGATCAGGCTGCCCTCGGAAGGGAACTGGGCAACGGTGCGGGACCATCTGGTCGACCGGTTGCCCCGGCTGGAACCCCAGTACATCGACACGATGGTGCGGGAAGAACGCATCGTCGGCCTCGAAGGGCCGATCACCATGGAGACGCCGTTCGTCCCCAACACGTTCGTCTGGTTCCACCGGGACCTTCCCGACGAGGTTCCCGTCCCCTTCGAGATCGGCATCGTGCACAGGGACGACAACCTCGTGGTCGTGGATAAACCGCATTTCCTCGCCACCATCCCGCGAGGCAAGCACGTACTGGAAACCGCGCTGGTGCGGCTGCGTCGCGACCTGGAACTTCCCGAACTGTCACCGGCTCACCGCCTCGACCGCGTCACGGCGGGGCTCGTCATGTTCGTGACCCGCAGAGAACTGCGCGGGGCCTACCAAACGCTCTTTCGCGACCGGGTCGTGCGCAAGGTGTACGAGGCGGTGGCACCTCACCGGCCCGAACTGAAGCTGCCCACGGTTGTTCGCAGCCGCATCGTCAAAGAGCGCGGCATCATGACCGCGCGGGAAGTACCCGGCGAGCCGAATGCCGAGACGCACGTCGAACTGGTCGAGCACAGGGAAGGACTCGGCAGGTATCGGCTGCTGCCGACAACCGGCCGTACCCACCAGCTGCGCCTGCACATGTCCTCGCTCGGGGTTCCGATCGTGCACGACACGTTCTACCCGGTGCTGACCGAGACCGCGCTGGACGATTTCAGCAGGCCGTTGCAGTTACTGGCCAAGACACTCGAATTCACCGATCCGCTGAGCGGCGAGCCGCGCAGGTTCGACAGCGCGGCCACCCTCAGGGCCTGGTGA
- a CDS encoding DNA gyrase/topoisomerase IV subunit B, translating into MTASAETLYGADDLTHLEGLEAVRKRPGMYIGSTDSRGVNHLFTEIVDNSTDEGVAGHATKVVVTLHADGSVEVEDDGRGIPTGVHAKSGLSGVELVLTRLHAGGKFGGSGYKASGGLHGVGASAVNALSLRLDVTVKHAGKVHEMSFARGVPGTFDGQGPKAKFTRQSGLRLIRKMKRGESTGTTIRYWYDARYFETGAALDVDVVRQKLRNTAFLVPGVNYVLRTATDGAINEETFHHPSGLTDMVEFLAPAGDRAVSETLVITGEGSYKENAADENGVMKSNVERRAEVEIALRWGTGYERTVEFFTNTIRNVHGGTHRRGFDRAMVKAVQEAISKTRGLLKPKEDMPTVDDVQEGMTAVIHVRIPEPQFTSQTKDELSTAGITKVIQGIVDKHIKAWTENRKTKAEVKTVLQKIVDASRVRLAQKQQKDAARRKTALEGAAMPPKLVDCRTTGVSRSELFLVEGDSALGSARMARVSEYQALLPLRGKILNVQKAGLGDALKNAEISSIVQVLGAGTGRTFDMSTMRYGRVILMADADVDGSHIRTLLITLFARYMRPVIEGGRLYAAMPPLHKITTKGRNPETHYTFSEREMETKVAALHKAGKNVVTPVPRFKGLGEMDADELWDTTMNPATRSVRRITLDDAEAAEAALELLMGEKVEPRRKWLVSSAARVDQAAIDI; encoded by the coding sequence GTGACTGCTTCTGCTGAGACCCTCTACGGGGCGGACGACCTGACCCACCTCGAGGGTCTCGAAGCGGTGCGCAAGCGGCCAGGCATGTACATCGGGTCCACGGACAGTCGCGGCGTCAACCACCTCTTCACCGAGATCGTCGACAACTCGACCGACGAGGGTGTCGCGGGCCACGCGACCAAGGTCGTGGTCACCCTGCACGCCGACGGCAGCGTCGAAGTCGAGGACGACGGAAGGGGCATTCCCACCGGGGTACACGCCAAGTCGGGATTGTCCGGAGTCGAACTCGTGCTCACCAGGTTGCACGCGGGCGGCAAGTTCGGCGGCTCGGGATACAAGGCGTCCGGGGGCCTGCACGGTGTCGGCGCCTCGGCGGTCAACGCGCTCTCGTTGCGGCTCGACGTCACCGTCAAGCACGCGGGCAAGGTGCACGAGATGTCGTTCGCCCGTGGTGTGCCAGGCACGTTCGACGGCCAGGGGCCGAAAGCGAAGTTCACGCGCCAGTCGGGACTTCGCCTCATCCGCAAGATGAAGCGGGGGGAGTCCACCGGAACCACCATCCGGTACTGGTACGACGCGAGGTATTTCGAGACGGGGGCCGCGCTCGACGTCGACGTGGTGAGGCAGAAGCTGCGCAACACGGCCTTTCTCGTCCCTGGCGTCAACTACGTGCTGCGCACCGCCACCGACGGCGCCATCAACGAGGAGACCTTCCATCACCCGAGCGGTTTGACCGACATGGTCGAATTCCTCGCTCCCGCCGGCGATCGCGCCGTGAGCGAGACCCTCGTCATCACGGGGGAGGGTAGCTACAAGGAGAACGCCGCCGACGAGAACGGCGTCATGAAGTCCAATGTGGAGCGACGGGCCGAGGTCGAGATCGCGCTGCGCTGGGGTACCGGCTACGAGCGCACCGTCGAGTTCTTCACCAACACCATTCGCAACGTGCACGGCGGAACCCACCGCAGGGGGTTCGACCGCGCGATGGTGAAAGCCGTCCAGGAAGCCATCTCCAAGACCAGGGGACTGCTCAAGCCCAAGGAGGACATGCCGACCGTCGACGACGTCCAGGAAGGCATGACGGCCGTCATCCACGTGCGCATTCCCGAGCCGCAGTTCACCTCGCAGACCAAGGACGAACTGTCGACGGCCGGGATCACGAAGGTCATCCAGGGCATCGTCGACAAACACATCAAGGCGTGGACCGAAAACCGCAAGACGAAGGCGGAAGTCAAGACCGTCCTGCAGAAGATCGTCGACGCCTCGCGCGTCCGGCTCGCGCAGAAGCAGCAGAAGGACGCGGCACGGAGGAAGACCGCGCTCGAAGGCGCCGCGATGCCGCCGAAGCTGGTCGACTGCCGCACCACCGGCGTCTCCCGCAGCGAACTGTTCCTCGTAGAGGGCGACAGCGCGCTCGGATCGGCGAGGATGGCGAGGGTCTCCGAGTACCAGGCGTTGCTTCCGCTGCGGGGCAAGATCCTCAACGTGCAGAAGGCAGGGCTCGGCGACGCGCTGAAGAACGCCGAGATCTCCTCCATCGTGCAGGTGCTCGGCGCGGGAACAGGCCGTACCTTCGACATGTCGACCATGCGCTATGGCAGGGTCATCCTGATGGCCGACGCCGACGTCGACGGCTCGCACATCCGCACGCTGCTCATCACGCTGTTCGCCCGCTACATGCGTCCCGTGATCGAAGGCGGGAGGCTGTACGCGGCCATGCCGCCGCTGCACAAGATCACCACGAAGGGCCGCAACCCGGAAACCCATTACACGTTCAGCGAACGGGAAATGGAAACCAAGGTCGCGGCACTGCACAAGGCAGGCAAGAACGTGGTCACTCCCGTGCCCCGGTTCAAGGGACTCGGTGAGATGGACGCCGACGAACTGTGGGACACCACCATGAACCCCGCCACCCGCTCGGTCCGCCGCATCACCCTCGACGACGCCGAGGCGGCCGAGGCCGCGCTCGAACTCCTCATGGGCGAGAAGGTCGAGCCGCGCCGCAAATGGCTGGTCTCCTCCGCCGCCAGGGTGGACCAGGCCGCGATCGACATCTAG
- a CDS encoding sugar-binding transcriptional regulator, with the protein MSRRSRTVSLTDSVQAATIAHRFYVRGHSKLDIAKDYSISRFKVARILDWAREIGIVKVTFDLPFPIDPGLSGELAAAYGLRHAFVLERASQPEGRPELRRRIGALAASVLSELATKDDVIGLSWARSVNVMTEQITSLPRCAVVQLCGVQAGMDMRDRSVETVSGLARVSGGDAYPIFAPLVLPDRRTTETLRRQPGIAETFGQFRNITKAVVSIGAWQENESTVYDSLSPSERDSITKRGAKAEVAARLFDAEGNALSTGLAHHVLAISHEELRQVPEVIALGYTTPKAEAIDAVLRSGMVSTFITDADAARRALELAAARG; encoded by the coding sequence ATGAGCAGACGGAGTCGCACGGTGAGCCTTACTGATTCGGTTCAGGCGGCCACGATCGCCCATCGGTTCTACGTGCGAGGGCACTCGAAGCTCGACATCGCGAAGGACTACTCGATCAGCAGGTTCAAGGTGGCCCGGATACTCGACTGGGCAAGGGAAATCGGCATCGTCAAGGTGACCTTCGATCTGCCGTTTCCCATCGATCCCGGGTTGTCGGGCGAGCTTGCGGCCGCGTATGGCCTGCGACATGCGTTCGTGCTCGAACGAGCGAGTCAACCAGAGGGAAGGCCCGAGCTGCGACGGCGCATCGGCGCGCTCGCGGCCAGTGTGCTGAGCGAACTGGCCACGAAGGACGACGTGATCGGGTTGTCGTGGGCGAGGTCAGTGAACGTGATGACCGAACAGATCACGTCCCTCCCCCGCTGCGCGGTCGTGCAGTTGTGCGGCGTGCAGGCAGGCATGGACATGCGGGACCGGTCCGTGGAGACGGTGAGCGGGCTGGCGCGGGTCTCCGGAGGAGACGCCTACCCGATCTTCGCGCCGCTGGTCCTCCCCGACCGGCGCACGACGGAGACGCTGCGGAGGCAGCCGGGCATCGCCGAAACCTTCGGTCAGTTCCGGAACATCACCAAGGCCGTCGTGAGCATCGGGGCGTGGCAAGAGAACGAATCGACCGTCTACGACTCGCTCAGCCCGTCCGAAAGGGACTCGATCACCAAGCGCGGCGCCAAGGCCGAGGTCGCGGCGCGGCTGTTCGACGCGGAGGGAAACGCGCTCTCCACCGGGCTCGCGCACCACGTACTGGCCATCAGTCACGAGGAACTGCGTCAGGTACCTGAGGTCATCGCGCTGGGCTACACCACGCCGAAGGCCGAGGCGATCGACGCCGTACTGCGTTCAGGCATGGTGTCGACGTTCATCACCGACGCCGACGCGGCACGGAGGGCACTCGAACTGGCCGCCGCACGCGGCTGA
- a CDS encoding sensor histidine kinase, which produces MGAADTGAAHRWRSRPFDAALAASVTVLVLVDALTGQARPGALDYVLLVISSLALVARTRAPRAVLAISLVANLVYTLQADPGPIAAAPALIAVYTVVSLGHRVLGIAVVAPLIVFAFAQNLAELDDGLSATQAIQDALLPVGWFFAVLVLGEVTRHRRAYLRQVEQRAAEAERTREEAALHRASEERLRIARELHDSLTHQISIITVQAGVAVHLARKRGIEVPEALVAVQDASREAGRELRATLEVLRADRTERHQDTGLARLAELVGKAGVSATVTVEGKRRPLPAEVDRAAYRIVQEALTNVSRHAAGASATVHIGYLEGEVTVRVEDDGSEGEANAATTTSPGGVGLIGMRERVNALGGTLHAAPREHGGFRVEATLPTVVTA; this is translated from the coding sequence ATGGGAGCCGCTGATACGGGGGCCGCGCACAGGTGGCGATCCCGCCCGTTCGATGCCGCACTCGCCGCGAGCGTGACGGTCCTGGTGCTCGTGGACGCGCTGACCGGGCAGGCAAGGCCCGGCGCGCTCGACTACGTCCTGCTCGTGATCAGTTCCCTCGCTCTCGTCGCGAGGACGAGGGCACCGAGAGCCGTGCTCGCGATCAGTCTCGTCGCGAACCTCGTCTACACGCTCCAGGCCGATCCCGGCCCGATCGCCGCGGCTCCCGCGCTCATCGCCGTGTACACGGTGGTGAGCCTGGGGCACCGGGTGCTGGGTATCGCCGTCGTCGCACCCCTCATCGTGTTCGCCTTCGCGCAGAACCTCGCCGAACTCGACGACGGGCTCTCGGCGACGCAGGCCATCCAGGACGCGTTATTGCCCGTCGGCTGGTTCTTCGCCGTGCTGGTACTCGGTGAAGTGACCCGGCACCGCAGGGCCTACCTGCGCCAGGTGGAGCAGCGGGCGGCCGAGGCCGAGCGAACCAGGGAGGAAGCGGCGCTGCACAGGGCAAGCGAGGAACGGCTGCGCATCGCGAGAGAGCTGCACGATTCGCTGACCCATCAGATCTCCATCATCACCGTTCAGGCCGGAGTGGCCGTGCACCTCGCCCGCAAGCGGGGAATCGAGGTACCCGAGGCGCTTGTCGCCGTTCAGGACGCGAGCAGGGAGGCGGGAAGAGAGCTGCGAGCGACACTGGAGGTGTTGCGCGCGGACCGGACCGAGCGGCACCAGGACACCGGCCTGGCAAGACTCGCCGAACTGGTCGGCAAAGCCGGGGTCTCCGCGACGGTGACGGTCGAGGGGAAACGACGGCCGCTGCCGGCCGAGGTCGACAGGGCGGCCTACCGGATCGTGCAGGAAGCGCTCACCAATGTCAGCAGGCACGCGGCCGGTGCGTCGGCGACCGTCCACATTGGTTACCTTGAAGGCGAGGTGACGGTACGCGTCGAGGACGACGGCAGCGAGGGAGAGGCAAACGCCGCGACAACCACATCGCCCGGCGGGGTCGGACTGATCGGAATGCGGGAACGGGTCAACGCTCTCGGCGGCACGCTGCACGCGGCGCCAAGGGAGCACGGTGGGTTCAGGGTCGAGGCCACCCTCCCGACGGTGGTCACCGCATGA
- a CDS encoding zinc-dependent alcohol dehydrogenase family protein yields the protein MRAAIVDQPGTIRVGDVPDPKPAERQVVVKVGACGICGTDLHIADGHFPPTPYPIVPGHEFAGEIVELGPGVPGDWRIGDRVAVDPSLFCGYCTPCRSGHGNLCANWGATGDTVDGAFAEYVAVPSANCYRMPEGMTWQQGALVEPVSCAVHGVRRVGVEAGERFLVMGAGTMGLIMQQLLQRAGASVTVVDRNTARLARATELGAVAVAGDAADLADEKFDAAADCTGAVPAIEAAFDALRRGGRLLVFGVAPEEARVALSPFRIYNDEITVVGSMAVLNSFGTALDLVAAGAVDTDALLTDTLSLERYPDALALMRSGAGLKVQVIPGGGNDAHTAR from the coding sequence ATGCGCGCCGCGATCGTCGACCAGCCGGGGACCATCAGGGTGGGTGATGTACCCGACCCCAAGCCCGCCGAACGGCAGGTCGTCGTCAAGGTCGGCGCGTGCGGCATCTGCGGAACCGACCTGCACATCGCCGACGGGCATTTCCCGCCGACCCCGTATCCGATCGTCCCTGGGCACGAGTTCGCCGGTGAGATCGTCGAACTCGGGCCTGGTGTGCCCGGTGACTGGCGGATCGGTGACCGGGTCGCCGTCGACCCTTCACTGTTCTGCGGCTACTGCACTCCGTGCAGGTCAGGTCACGGCAACCTGTGCGCCAACTGGGGCGCCACCGGGGACACCGTCGACGGAGCCTTCGCCGAATACGTCGCCGTCCCTTCGGCCAACTGCTACCGCATGCCCGAAGGCATGACCTGGCAGCAAGGTGCGCTCGTCGAGCCCGTCTCCTGCGCGGTGCACGGTGTCAGGAGGGTCGGCGTAGAGGCCGGTGAACGGTTCCTGGTGATGGGGGCGGGAACGATGGGCCTCATCATGCAGCAGTTGCTGCAACGGGCTGGTGCCTCGGTGACCGTCGTCGACCGCAACACCGCGAGACTGGCCAGGGCCACCGAACTCGGTGCCGTCGCCGTCGCCGGCGACGCCGCCGACCTGGCCGACGAGAAGTTCGACGCCGCGGCCGACTGCACCGGCGCCGTCCCCGCCATCGAGGCGGCCTTCGACGCGTTGCGCAGAGGGGGAAGGCTGTTGGTCTTCGGCGTCGCGCCCGAAGAGGCGCGAGTGGCGCTCTCACCGTTTCGGATCTACAACGACGAGATCACCGTCGTCGGCTCGATGGCGGTACTCAACAGTTTCGGCACCGCGCTCGACCTCGTCGCGGCAGGCGCCGTCGACACGGACGCGTTGCTCACCGACACGCTTTCGCTCGAACGTTATCCCGACGCACTGGCGTTGATGCGCAGTGGCGCCGGACTCAAGGTCCAAGTGATCCCGGGAGGCGGCAACGATGCCCACACCGCTCGGTAG